One window of Ziziphus jujuba cultivar Dongzao chromosome 5, ASM3175591v1 genomic DNA carries:
- the LOC107421663 gene encoding uncharacterized protein LOC107421663, with amino-acid sequence MELELGLKITKTRHDLTSTAKFQLSKDPFGPFFTSRETETMFILTAHLKGYRRESIGIKINEDGTQISISGEKPVQEMVMIGWTMQKQEVELRGFIKVFQIPSGVVLDRIKAKFRDEESILTISMPKSTKGIRGVGIVEVKEEDVVDKGRPTKITKTASDDDHKVPERVETKEEQQEIHKVADKEEHVEATIPEKIEEPKNEKKAEHDQVDEGKLEPMEIETDKAEEIGQNVAESSKALETEHQTEKATPKADIEAPIEEPNGLETDQIQKQTRSESALVPGSIDTKQETQSEETEAVDGIHEDLQNQEAKKTSQADHNDVTEEAETSQPDNRADQKDKDEVKETDKSGNQTQEISEEKHDEGKEEIRENDSPEDGKKKDVIEVETRERKPGSRRRKKLCRPCAIAGSALLVSLVVIVINWIRSRKR; translated from the exons ATGGAGCTAGAATTGGGATTAAAGATCACCAAAACCAGGCATGATCTAACTTCCACAGCCAAGTTTCAGCTTTCCAAAGACCCATTTGGTCCTTTTTTTACCTCTAGAGAAACTGAAACCATGTTCATCCTCACTGCCCATCTCAAAG GTTATAGAAGAGAAAGTATTGGTATAAAGATCAATGAAGATGGGACGCAGATTTCAATTAGCGGGGAGAAACCAGTTCAAGAAATGGTGATGATAGGATGGACAATGCAAAAACAAGAGGTGGAGCTGAGGGGATTCATTAAAGTTTTCCAAATCCCTTCCGGTGTTGTTCTCGATCGAATCAAGGCTAAGTTTAGAGACGAAGAATCGATTTTGACGATCTCGATGCCAAAATCGACGAAAGGAATTCGTGGGGTTGGGATTGTGGAAGTTAAGGAAGAAGACGTGGTTGACAAAGGGAGGCCTACTAAGATCACAAAGACTGCAAGTGATGATGATCATAAGGTCCCTGAAAGAGTTgaaacaaaagaagaacaacAAGAAATTCATAAGGTTGCTGATAAGGAAGAACATGTTGAAGCAACAATACCAGAGAAAATTGAAGAACCAAAGAATGAAAAGAAGGCAGAACATGATCAGGTTGATGAAGGGAAATTGGAGCCAATGGAAATTGAGACTGATAAAGCAGAGGAAATTGGTCAGAATGTTGCAGAGTCATCAAAAGCATTAGAAACTGAGCATCAAACAGAGAAAGCAACTCCAAAAGCAGATATTGAAGCCCCTATTGAAGAGCCTAATGGACTAGAAACTGATCAGATTCAGAAGCAGACAAGATCAGAAAGTGCTCTTGTCCCAGGGAGCATTGACACCAAACAAGAAACTCAATCTGAAGAAACAGAGGCTGTAGATGGAATTCATGAAGATTTGCAAAACCAAGAAGCCAAGAAAACATCGCAAgctgatcataatgatgtaacTGAAGAAGCAGAAACTTCTCAGCCAGATAATCGTGCAGATCAAAAAGACAAAGATGAAGTAAAAGAAACTGATAAATCAGGAAACCAAACTCAGGAAATCAGTGAAGAAAAACACGATGAAGGTAAGGAGGAAATCAGGGAGAATGATTCACCTGAagatggaaaaaagaaagatgtcATTGAGGTCGAAACTCGAGAGAGGAAACCTGGTTCGAGAAGGCGTAAGAAGCTTTGCCGTCCTTGTGCTATTGCAGGTTCAGCTCTTCTTGTGTCACTTGTAGTGATTGTGATTAACTGGATTAGATCAAGAAAAAGATAG
- the LOC125423080 gene encoding uncharacterized protein LOC125423080, whose translation MLKGKGKLSHLMGTGPKLGYPKFDAWGEEDSIIMAWLWNSMVPEISDMCMFLATTKDIWDAIQQTYSKARDAGQVYEVKVKTMAAKQSSKTVTEYANQWKSLWQELDHYRMIKTKCSEDAAVLKDFIKQDRVYDFLMGLNPEFDQVRIQILDKQVVSCFNEVAALVRGEERKRGLMLESQITDSSAMVARGENNSTINMDKSLFLESGQPGQLKIPDRDSLWCTYCMKARHSCKRCWKLHGKPSSQEWRHKIRNNGQVHIAKTQQNKAAPKESNGLNQEEVERLRSLIRNLDKPSG comes from the exons ATGCTCAAAGGAAAGGGAAAGCTAAGTCACCTTATGGGTACGGGGCCAAAACTGGGATATCCTAAGTTTGATGCATGGGGTGAAGAAGATTCGATAATTATGGCATGGCTGTGGAATTCAATGGTTCCCGAGATTAGTGACATGTGTATGTTCTTGGCTACTACTAAGGATATTTGGGATGCAATACAACAAACATACTCAAAAGCAAGAGATGCAGGTCAAGTATATGAGGTAAAGGTGAAAACGATGGCTGCTAAACAAAGCAGTAAAACAGTTACAGAATATGCCAATCAATGGAAAAGTTTATGGCAAGAACTGGATCATTATAGGATGATAAAAACCAAATGTTCTGAAGATGCTGCTGTTCTAAAGGACTTCATTAAGCAAGATAGAGTTTATGATTTTCTTATGGGGCTTAATCCAGAATTTGATCAAGTGAGAATCCAGATTCTTGACAAGCAGGTAGTTTCATGCTTTAATGAAGTGGCAGCACTGGTTCGAGGGGAGGAAAGGAAAAGAGGACTTATGCTCGAATCACAAATCACGGACAGCTCGGCTATGGTAGCTAGGGGTGAAAATAATTCAACCATAAACATGGACAAATCGTTATTTCTTGAAAGTGGACAACCTGGACAACTAAAGATCCCTGATCGTGACAGTTTATGGTGCACCTATTGTATGAAGGCACGCCATTCTTGTAAGCGGTGTTGGAAGCTTCATGGAAAACCTTCAAGCCAAGAGTGGAGACATAAAATAAGGAACAATGGTCAGGTCCATATTGCGAAGACACAGCAGAACAAAGCAGCACCAAAGGAGTCGAATGGTCTCAACCAAGAAGAGGTCGAGAGGCTGAGATCTCTAATTAGGAACCTCGACAAACCTTCAG GATAA
- the LOC107421668 gene encoding protein BYPASS1-LIKE: MPATDFQGSASGFPSFGRSILSFRRDQIHSMETPINHHHHESAGNLEADLNSFQKQVADRFHDLWSSSSAAAASTASEHLLSVVWIRKLLDAFLCCQEEFRAVLFNNGSLVFRPPVDRMVSDYFERSVKALDVCNAIRDGIEQIRQWHKLLEIVLCALDNQRSLGEGQFRRAKKALIDLAIAMLDEKDSSTTVAHRNRSFGRHNNSSSAGRDHRHVGHFRSLSWSVSRSWSAARQLQAIGNNLAAPRTNEIVATNGIALAVFTMNTVLLFVMWALVAAIPCQDRGLQVHFSIPRSFSWAMPMISLHERILEESKRRDRKNACGLLTEIRQIEKFSRVMSELTDSVQFPLMEDKEVEVRQIVKELSQLCDTIKDGLDPLERQVREVFHRIVRSRTEGLDSLGRAYHND; the protein is encoded by the coding sequence ATGCCCGCTACGGACTTCCAGGGTTCGGCTTCTGGTTTCCCGAGTTTTGGGCGTTCCATTCTCAGCTTCCGACGAGACCAAATCCATTCCATGGAAACCCCAATCAATCACCACCATCACGAATCCGCCGGCAACCTCGAGGCCGACCTCAATTCCTTTCAGAAGCAGGTCGCCGACCGATTCCATGACCTCTGGTCGTCTTCATCGGCTGCGGCCGCTTCTACTGCCTCCGAACACTTGCTCTCCGTCGTCTGGATTCGGAAGCTTCTCGACGCCTTCCTTTGCTGCCAGGAAGAGTTCAGAGCCGTGCTGTTCAACAACGGATCGCTGGTTTTCCGGCCACCCGTGGATCGGATGGTATCCGACTATTTCGAACGGAGCGTGAAGGCTCTCGATGTCTGTAATGCCATCCGAGATGGAATCGAGCAGATCAGGCAGTGGCACAAGCTCTTAGAGATCGTTCTCTGCGCTCTCGACAACCAGCGGAGTCTCGGCGAAGGCCAATTCCGGCGTGCGAAGAAAGCGCTGATCGATTTGGCCATCGCGATGCTCGACGAGAAGGATTCCAGCACCACCGTCGCCCATCGGAACCGCTCTTTCGGCCGGCACAACAACAGCAGCTCCGCGGGACGAGATCACCGCCACGTCGGACATTTCCGATCGCTGTCTTGGAGTGTTTCGCGGTCTTGGTCCGCCGCTAGGCAGCTGCAGGCGATCGGGAACAATTTGGCGGCCCCGAGAACGAACGAAATCGTGGCGACGAATGGAATCGCCCTCGCCGTGTTCACCATGAACACCGTCTTGCTGTTCGTAATGTGGGCCTTGGTGGCGGCGATTCCGTGCCAGGACCGTGGGCTCCAGGTCCATTTCTCGATCCCTAGAAGCTTCTCGTGGGCCATGCCGATGATTTCGCTGCACGAGCGAATCTTGGAGGAATCCAAGAGACGTGACCGGAAGAACGCTTGCGGATTGTTGACGGAGATTCGTCAGATTGAGAAATTCTCGAGGGTGATGAGCGAATTGACCGATTCGGTTCAGTTCCCATTGATGGAGGACAAAGAGGTGGAGGTGAGGCAGATAGTGAAGGAGCTTTCTCAGCTCTGCGACACCATTAAAGATGGATTAGACCCATTGGAACGCCAGGTCAGAGAGGTTTTCCATAGAATTGTTCGGAGCCGCACGGAAGGTCTGGATTCTTTGGGCAGAGCTTACCATAACGACTAg
- the LOC107421657 gene encoding uncharacterized protein LOC107421657: MLEAKSLRKAVIPSTLISNPSPGNLQSTRLALHVTSDGSSCWVYVASGCHVYKLRIPLEDSLVSKGKESLLIPIHTQVMESFLVNRCPHRSEIQSIVLAETDSNDYLMLGSVDAYGHLIVSKLDTTGKDVDRLTYTVLPRDSGVGESSWAGVCFSPTQWSMAAVARSLCKTVDIYDQDIHVLTLRTLLYPSSLNFLPNMYTGNENSVLAIAEGCQLSIWDLRMKENGGCLQRISGSLGDVYYAVCGSPTGNIAAGGADRTVTIYDPRRWSALSRWVHCSKYEITGLAFSSIDSDYIYVQGVDYEVFCGNWKESSRVFSFRGDSNWLGFGKCYNRDVLGGWCDSGSIFVADVVAKESEMDSSKDFVC; encoded by the exons atgttgGAAGCGAAGAGTCTTCGGAAAGCGGTGATTCCGTCCACTCTCATCTCCAATCCTTCTCCTGGAAACCTTCAATCTACTCGCCTCGCCCTCCAT GTTACCAGTGACGGTTCCTCTTGTTGGGTCTATGTTGCTTCCGGTTGCCATGTTTACAAACTTCGG ATTCCATTGGAAGATTCTTTGGTCAGCAAAGGAAAGGAAAGCTTATTAATCCCCATACATACACAG GTTATGGAATCTTTCTTAGTTAACCGCTGTCCTCACCGTTCGGAAATTCAGAGTATAGTGCTCGCTGAAACTGACA GCAATGACTATTTAATGTTGGGAAGTGTTGATGCTTATGGTCATCTTATTGTATCCAAATTAGACACCACTGGTAAAG ATGTTGATAGGCTTACATATACAGTCTTGCCTCGTGATTCTGGTGTTGGAGAAAGTAGCTGGGCAGGGGTCTGTTTCAGTCCAACTCAATGGTCTATG GCAGCTGTGGCACGTAGCTTATGCAAAACTGTTGATATTTATGATCAGGATATACATGTGCTGACATTACGGAC ACTCTTGTATCCATCATCTTTAAACTTTCTACCAAATATGTATACTGGCAATGAAAATTCTGTATTAGCCATTGCTGAAGGTTGCCAG CTGTCAATATGGGACttgagaatgaaagaaaatggcGGTTGTCTACAACGAATCTCCGGTTCTCTTGGTGATGTTTACTATGCTGTCTGCGGCTCTCCAACTGGTAATATTGCAGCAGGTGGAGCTGATCGTACCGTGACTATCTATGATCCTCGCAG ATGGTCTGCACTATCAAGATGGGTGCATTGCTCAAAATATGAG ATAACTGGACTTGCTTTCTCCTCAATCGATTCAGACTATATCTATGTGCAAGGGGTTGATTACGAg GTGTTTTGTGGAAATTGGAAAGAAAGCAGTCGGGTTTTTTCATTTAGAGGAGACTCAAACTGGCTTGGCTTTGGCAAG TGCTACAACAGGGATGTTCTTGGCGGATGGTGCGACTCGGGTAGCATCTTTGTGGCTGATGTTGTAGCCAAAGAAAGCGAAATGGACTCTTCAAAAGATTTTGTTTGTTAA